In Chrysemys picta bellii isolate R12L10 chromosome 4, ASM1138683v2, whole genome shotgun sequence, the sequence TGTCACCCAGATACGTTCTGAGCCATTTAACACTTGTGTTTAACCTTTTTGGCTAATTCTTTGTGAAATCATGTCACTTGGCTTAGTAAGATTGTCTGTATAGTAGGTTTGTATGTCAAGACAAGAATCCAAATATGTTGGTCAAACCCCCAAAGAGGTGTAGTTGCAATAATACCTAAGTGTATTTACATTTTTGTACATTGtttaacagaagaaaaaaatacaaaagactCAACTGTCAAATATTATACATGAAAGAACCAGAACATTATATCCCCTCTCTTAGAAAAATCACCAGCCACTCTGTATCCAGTAAAAGCATCTGGACTCCTCTGGAGGATGCATGGTGTTCTTAAGACTCAGAAGATGTGCTAATATTCTGACTTCTGTTTTAGCCGTAATTAGGTTTTATTAGATCATGTGGTTTCACAAACAGGGCAATCTTGGGTTTAACTGGAGGTATTACCCTGCAAGCATGAGGACAGCACTTTATTCTGATGCTTAGCCATCTTCTGCTGGACAAACTGAAAGGACTTTCTTGATCTGTGACTGAAACTGTACCTTTCCTCATTAGATACCCTAATCATCTGTCTTACTGGAATGCCCAGGCTCATTTCCAACTTTTCACAATAAGCCTAGCCTTTTGGATATCTTCTCAGTGAGGTGGGGTAGGTCTCAAAAGATAAGACAACCTTGCTGAGAATCAGTAGAATTGGGTTCTACCAGTGAGTGCTGTGGCCTTTGATCTAttgtgtctctgtgcctcagtttctctacctGTAAACTGAAGATACTTACCTGCCTATGTAAAACACTTGGAGATTTGTGGATGAAAAAGATTGTATATATGCAAGAGGTTCATGCAGCCTGCGGCTGGTGCATGTGATGTCAGTGTCAAGTGTGTTCCCTGCACAAACACCATTTAAAAAACTCCATAAGGGCAATAAAGATTCTACCTTGAAACATGctgaagtcaggaaatgccaacgTTAAAATTGAATGTGCAGCTTTAACACTGCTTATGTGCATGTATGCATCACTATACCGCCCTCAAATACTTTGTCAAACTTTTGATAACATTATATATTATGCCATTTTTTCTGATGGCCTTAGACACCTGTGTGACACTTATATCCCTGTGTACAATCCATAAGTCACACATGAAGTTTGTGAAAATAGTTTATACACAAGATCTACAGTTAATAGGGCCAGGGCCCTATATCACTCTTCGCTCCTCTTACAAGATTGTAGAAATACTATAACTGCATTCTTTGAGAGTGTTTTCAACTATGCAAACAGCCAGCTGTGGAATCTTATTTTTGCCTGTGTAAATTTAAGAACTTTAGAAAGTTATGGAATTtaagcttttaaaagaaaagaaaaacatattCTGTAAGAACAACCCTGAATGTCACTGAATTATGCATATTACTGAATTGACAACTTTAGACATGGAACAGATGAAGCTTTTAACATTGAGGAATGTTAAAGGACTGTTTGCATGATATTGTAAATTACCAGCACTCTGCTTCGTACTGTTTGCATTTTAACTGTGAAGATCCGAAGGCTGGCATACTGCATGGCAAAGTTAGCCACAGCAGCATACTCGTTCTTAGGACATCAGTTAAAAAGTGCTGAAAAATCATACCAATCAGTGTTTAAATATAAGGTGAGATTCTTAAACCCGCATGCCTGCCAAATCCAAAGTATTGTTACAAGGAACTTCCTTTTAACTTACCAAATGTTAATTGTTTATCTCCAGTCATTTTGCCCTTCAAACTTTTTTGTTATAATAGGACAAAATGTACTGAATGGATTttgtttcaaattaaaaaaaaaaaaaaaagtttccttttggGTGGAGACCAGGCCTGTAAAATTGCAGTCCAGAAGCTTGAATGTTTTTAGAATGTTGAGTGAATGAAAAGAGGGCTAAAGGAAACATGTAGATAACCTTAAATACCACTGTTAGGAGAGCTCCAGCTATACAACCCACTGCTACTTTAAATGATGATGTGCAGTGTCTCTGGTAGGCAGATCATAGAGGGTCTGAAAAACGAATGCATTATAATGAGTGGTATCCAGCAAGTTCAGTTAATCTAAGGGAAAATGCAGGTGTAGCTCAGGGACTACTGAGCGTCTAAATCTCTACAGTTTTGTTACTACAAGTAGTAAATTCTATCCAGGATAACACTACCTAGGAGTTATCTTTCCCTTTTTTTACAAGACTAGTTGGAGTTTGTCTAAAAAAATGTAGAGGCTCATGGGAATAAAATGAGTAAGATTAATGGAAAATTACACGATTCAGCCTAATATGTCATTTTGCTGTCTAGGCTGTTACTGTTGAATGTAGACACTTCCAAAAGCTTCCAGAAAGCTCAAAGCCAGATTGGTCAACAGGGCATTGAGAATGGACAGTACAGCTATGGTCTGTTGTGTTTACAAGTCATAGAATTCTGTTGGGCTAGTGAGCAGGACTGATTTAGCACTGTTTCACAATACCTTCCCGATCATGATGACTTTATTCAGATTACATTCCCATAAGAACCACACTGACCATTTACAAGATCTGCTGTTTAGTTTACAAACTTTAGAGGGCAAAGTCTGACCTGAACTAGCAGATATTTACCTGCATTTTTCCAGTTAGAATCAATAAGAGTTTTACATATTATCGCCCATGCACAGATGAATGTAAACCGTATTTACgccatttaaataaaattttgatAGTTAAGATTATTGATCACAAatgaaaacactttacaaagtaaCCTGAATTACTGATAGAGCTGATGATTCCAATCCACAAGTAATATTTTGAATTAAAAGATATTTTTGTAACTCTTCCTATAACTGCATCTAGCTTATGGCTTAGATCTTGCCAACAAAGCTATACAATAAGTTAACCACTATTCAGACAAATTAACTTCTCCCTGTAGAGATCATAGTGGTGGTAATAAAAGCTAGTTGATGTTActcaaaattcaaaattttgacaaatttccatctaaatttaaaagggggaaaaatgaaaATATCTGCAAAGATGACTTcccatttctgaccagctctgataatttaagttttattatttatttctattaccaTAGCCTCTTGAAGCcaaagtcatggaccaggacccattgGCTAGCCACTGTACAAACAATTATACATAAGGATAAAACTGATTTGGCGTTTATGGTACATGCAAGATGATTACTTAAAACTAATGCATAAAAATCTCATATAAAGCATTACTCAtttcagtaattaaaaaaaatagaagcaaGTCAGAAAAAGTGACTGCCTGCAACTTCCAGTAAATGATGGACATTTCATCATATTAGGCATTGGTTAAGTAATTGATCTTTGGATCTATAGAGAGACAATACAGACATTGACCAGTTGAAAGCAGGAAGCCTCAAGAAGAAATAAGGTAATTTACTGCAATAAATTCCCAACAGAAGCAATGTTTGTTTGCATTCAACAAGCAAAGAATTGCCCAATTTGAATTTAGCCATGTTTCTGTAAATTATTTCCTATTCTTTGAGATAAGGCTTCCTATAAATATAGTACTATTTTTCTTGTGAGAATCCACCAGAAAGAACTCCATTTTTTAGGGGCTTTGCAATACAGCACCGGTAAGTTTAATTCTAAATGGAAACTTCATATTTATACCATTTTACCTTGCTTTGTATTCAATTTTTGTCTTAGAACAAGTGATTTTTATGATATAGAAACTGTTAACCAGAAACTAAAACGTCTATATTTACATCTTAGCTCTGAGACTGATGCTGTGATGGCAGAGAGCATTTCATTTTTCTGAGTAGAAATCATCACTTTGGTAACTTTTCTGAATTGTGTGTGATCCTTTTGATCCATGTACCTGCTCTAAAGCAGTTATAAGAGGAATGAACATTATGGCTGGAGTCTTTAAAATATTGCCCAGTTTTCTGACATATACTCTCCTTCTATTACAGCCTAAATAAGTGAACTATGAAGTTCTACAACTGCATGTTGTTGTTGTCCCTGGTACTGTGTGTCAGTGCCCAGAACTGGTTCACTGATGCTGGAGCATTCATAAGGGATGCTTATCGAGGTATGCTTTTTACTCACTGCATGTTCGTCATCCAAACTGTTCTCAAAAGTTATGTGCAGAGAGCATGGTGTAGCTATTtataacataaataaaataataaaaccaaaGCCAAGCCAAAGACAGGAGCTCTAGAACAATTTTTGATAAATACTGGTAAATAAAAAATTTACTCAGTTCTTCACAAGAAGATAcattagaatttttttctgaCCCCTTAAAAAGATGCAGTTTTAGGTCCCTCATTGGGAGTCCAAGCACAAGGCTGCTGAACCAGAGCAAATCAGATGGCAGGTATGGGCCATAGATTGTACTAAATCCTATGGATTATAATTAAACAGATATTTTCACCAGACAAGGTTCATTTAACGTTTAGCAAGATGCTTAACTGCTACCTGTGCACTCAGCTGACCATGTTCTGACTTTAACTGTTTCAACTTCCTGATGTGGATCTCAGTGGGTCTAGTAAAATCTGGAGGCATAAAAATGCATTGATAACTAATGATTACCTTTTATTTGTTAGTTCTTAGTTTTGTGAGAGGTGTATGCCAATTCCCAGTAAAGTAAATATAACATACTGTAAATGTTTGAATAATTTCAGAagctttccttccccctcccggaAATGTTTCTGGGGTCAGATAActtgggtcctgattcagcaCTACAGGAATGAGCATCTTTTGCAAGGTGCTGAACTTCCCTAATTCCCAGTCTGGTGAGTTGAGGGCATTCAACATCTTGCAGAACTGCATCCTTAGGTCTTGACTGAggaaaaacacttaagcacatgcttaaatcaaTCCTTATTTAAGAaatcttaagcatgtgcttaagtacccttCCTGAATAGAGTTGCTTTCAATCATGGAGGTATGTGGATGGAGATGTGGATCACATTATAGTGGACCACCAGGTCTTCTACTATTATGATTTATTTAGTCTCAAGAAACAACTCAGCATCATCTTTGATTCTAGTTATTGTCTCCTATTTGCCATTGCACTTTTTAGACCCTAGTATCCTCATGTTTTAACTTTTAGGTTGATACTCCATGATCTCTCCCTTTTCGTAAGAAGTGttgggtgtttttttctttttaaaactataGTGGTAGGTAGAGGTTCACATCTATGAAATCAGATTTCTTGTTCTCACATTGTACATTTGTAGCCTAAAAATTCTCATCACTTTGTCCCCAATTGTCTCCAGTCTAAATCAGTTTAGAAATTGTTAGTTAAATTGCTGCAAAACCCTGGAATAAACACTCCTACAAATGCCTTAAATGGATTTAGTTTAAATGGACTTAAGTGTGTCAgtgatttaactaaattggtttctaAACAGATTTAGTTACATTGATGCAGAAACTGTATGTAAACAAAGCCCTAAAGGAGACTGATGCTTCTAACATGGAATCACACCTCTACTCCATTGTCCTGGTGACCCTTAGAAAAGCACTGAGAGAAATTTGAGGGTTTCTTTGCCCCTAAAGAAttccccaaagatattgcaaCAGAGTTTTGTGGAGATTCTATGGTTTTATGAGATCCTTTTCAAAGGAACTCCTTTTCATCTCCTCCTCCAAAGATGTCACCTGGTGGAAGCTACAGTTAATAAAGCATAAATTGCTGTAAATCCCTGCATCTCTAAAGGGAGGCCTGGGTACCAAAGAAAGTTGGGCAATTTTTTGGAGGGACAAATATtaaattcaccaaaaaatgcatttCAGGGGGACACTGCAAATTTTTGCAAATTTTGGtcaaatttggcaaatagtttagGCTAGAAAAAAGATCAAAACTACAGTAATAATTTTCACAGTGGCCTATTCTGACATTTTGCTGCAAAAATGTCTATTCAAATCAACCTGAACAATTTTTTTCGGTTTTTCGTTTTGATGAGCAAAACCATAACAAATCAGTTTTGGTTTGAAACTAAACACTCTTTTTGGGATTTCTCTGATCTtccactgaaccaaaaaatcaaGTATTTACTCAGCGGTATATACGAGCCTTTCTGCCTTCTCTAGAAGCACTTTACTTGGAAGCCACAGTGGTGAAGTGACTAGAATGGAATAACAtctaagttttgttttaaatttgcagTGTCTCTATAAtcctttctctcttctccagGCGCTGGGGATATGTGGCGTGCATACAGCGACATGCGGGAGGCAAATTATAAAAATGCAGATAAATATTTCCATGCTCGTGGGAATTATGATGCTGCCCAAAGAGGGCCTGGCGGTAAATGGATAGCAGAAGTTATTAGGTAATGGATTCTACTTGGATTATGAGTTACATGTCAGTAAAGAGCTATGCAATCAAATTACTATGAAGTACATTGTAATTCATAACTAGTTATTGTCCTGTTTGAAGTGAGGACATTTTTATTTAACCTCTGGCTAAGTGTGAAGACCATGCCCATTCTTGAGTTGTAAAGGTGATTTCTGAGCTGACCTATTTGGATTTGTTCTGATATCAGATCCCATTACTATGGGCAGGGAGGCCGATGTTTTCACCAGAGggcttttaaaatttaaataattgCAGGACCTCACTTTAATCTAGAACCTGTACATATTGCCCTTGGTATTTCATCCAAGAAAACTATGATCATAGGTTCATTTGTAGTCCTCTAACAaggactattttaaaatattgctgttGAACGTGATGACTATGATACAAAGGAGTTTGAGGAGTGGGTAGAACTTAGTGGAGGCAAGTAATGGGAAAGCTTTTTAATTCACAACTGCTGCACTGATGCACTTCTGGGATGACCTGCTATTCACAGACAGGCTAAGGTTTGTTTCTGTGTTTGTGTGAGACAAGATAGGCAAGCTAATATATTttatggaacaacttctgttggtgaggtaTTTGTGCGGGTCCTCAGTTATATGGAAAAGTAGAGATTAAGCTGTGGGGGATAAGTGAAAAGTAAATAATTTAGTTATTGAGATTTAATAATAATCtaagataattttaaaaagcaaccgagggtcctgtggcacctttgagactaacagaagtattgggagcataagctttcgtgggtaagaacctcacttcttcagatgcaagacgcttgcatctgaagaagtgaggttcttacccacgaaagcttatgctcccaatacttctgttagtctcaaaggtgccacaggaccctcggttgctttttacagattcagactaacacggctacccctctgatactaagataatctttgtttcctttttccagTGATGCTAGGGAAGATTGGCAGGGTGGCATTAGTGGCAGAGGAGCAGAAGACACACGTCAAGACCAGGAAGCAAATGCATGGGGCAGAAGTGGAGGAGACCCAAACCGCTACAGACCAGAGGGCCTTCCCTCAAAATACTAATGCAGCCTGTAATAGTTTACGGTGGTTCCATTTTTCTACCAGTTGTGCAAAACCACaataaataaaatcttaaatttcTGAAGCTCTCAGTGAATGAACAAATATCCTCAGCTACATTAGAAAGGATAAAAAGCAATATACACACAAATCTTCATGATTTGGGCCCAAAGGTAACCCTTAACTGCCTGGGATTTGGAAGATTCTTCCAGATTATTTAATGATTGTCCTTTACTGGATTTGTTGCACATTCCTGGAAGCAgcgggcactggccactgtcagagacaggctactggactATTGTGATCCATTATGATAATTCTCCTTGTTATTGTTAtaaccattttacagacagggatgTTAATTGACTTGCCTAACTTCACAGGGGAGTCTatagcagagctaggaatggaGTCCAGTCCTCTGACCATAAGACCATCCTACCTGGCTAATTAGTTTGGGGCGTAAAAACCACCATACAAAGTTTTAGGTATCATGGCAAAAATAGAAattttggggggaggtcaggaggaaagttaacattttaaatgaaaggatGAAAACACATTTTCCATGGTGCTGGGAGTCTAGGTCCACTTTAATGAGCAGTAATGGTGCTTATGTTTTAAAAGTATATATTTATTATTGTCAGGTGGGTAGAACCTCTGTTCCATCTGAGGTCAGGCTAGAAAGGCTGGATCAGAGTCATCACTGGATGAAATTTCCCATTGTTGCCGAAGAGCAGGAGTGAGGGGAAACAGCATCAGACAGGGGTGGCAAAACTAAGTTCAGGACTAGTTAATGTACATTGATAAAAACTTGGAGAGATTATAGGGTTTAAAAGGCTCCATGCTCACAACTTGAAgtcaaaaagaaaggaaaggaaaggagaatcACAAAATCAGATCAAAATGAAACCAGTGTTTTCTGGTTGTATGCTTCCTAGTCTTTGGATAGTTACCAGGCAGCTGACCGCAGTCTCATCAGAGTTTTCTGGTAGTACATTTAACCCTAACATCTTCACTTAAAAACAGAGGAATCTTAGAAACTCAAAATCATGTCGGCCTAacagtcctgaagaagagctctgtgcaaatcagaagcttgtctctcttcccCAACAGCAGTTGGTTCAATAATAGAcattattacctcacccaccttgtgtctctaatagcCAGGGAGCACTAGAGCTACAACAACTCTATAATTAGCCCCTAGTCCCACTCTTGAACCAAAGATCAAACAAATTTGCAGCATGCAGTGCGGGGGTTCATAGCGTGATGCTGGTCAAATAATTTTTTGGGCCTTTCCTAAATTTTTAGGGTAAAAATGCATAGTCAATAGGCCTCAAATCTTCTTATTTGTtggaggcagggggtgctgtgaaGTGGTTGAGGAGCTGTCTGTGggaggcagagctgcagggggcactgtggggtggCTGCAGTGCTGTCTGTCGGTggtggcagggctgcagggagcgcGGTGGGGCGTCTGTGGCGTCTGTCTGTctatgggggggcagggctgcagggggcgctgtgagGTGACTGAggtgctgtctgtctgtctgtgggaggCCCCCAGCGCCATGCCTCTACCTCGCCAGGCAATGGGCGGAGTCCGCCTGCCGTAGGCCGGCACTCCCAGACCAGCAGCTacttgggtggtggtggggagctggTTCTCCGTGGGGTCTGGgtactggggtggggtggggggcagggcagccggTGTCcaatggggtgtgtggggtggagggtggtGGAACCGGTGCACCG encodes:
- the LOC101931201 gene encoding serum amyloid A protein-like; the encoded protein is MKFYNCMLLLSLVLCVSAQNWFTDAGAFIRDAYRGAGDMWRAYSDMREANYKNADKYFHARGNYDAAQRGPGGKWIAEVISDAREDWQGGISGRGAEDTRQDQEANAWGRSGGDPNRYRPEGLPSKY